In Methylomonas sp. ZR1, one DNA window encodes the following:
- a CDS encoding DUF4129 domain-containing protein: MTASQLSFPVYVGLFLAQWLAVACNAFLDIQYGSFTREMLFWAIVFGGTSIVGWRQSHWLSGAGKVWQKAVLFIGFLLFVLVFMPIWGMPRAGLYLLAMLQASYNCVTTGRREMNLGLLVSLAIVLFAASHYRADWTMLFYLAPYIVTVVFCLVAEQVQRRGADLQRLSLGRPSSQGQGAAILAATAAIVLIGGGLYLITPQINWPYLEWRFGQVSLQNPGGEIEQAGSGGQTGSGQPAEKAGGEQQQAAGGGEGTGQQLQAGSRWPSPADMRDAAKRVNMPAWQAAAINGIADLSESTQQALVPAVAVIFDWWEWLKQWLREHWLAALLGLLALILLAIFLAFGALLREIPWVIWLITQWDYLRLGVIGRHAGGETAARQYYRAMSHLFALHDVPRADTANTREYLAQISRRHRDARRSAAEITGLFEAARYGDKPLADAHIRRMRQLYRTIYRQL, translated from the coding sequence ATGACCGCCTCTCAGTTGAGTTTTCCAGTCTATGTGGGATTGTTTCTAGCGCAATGGCTAGCCGTTGCCTGCAATGCATTTTTGGATATTCAATACGGCAGCTTTACGCGGGAAATGCTGTTCTGGGCTATCGTATTCGGCGGCACGTCCATTGTCGGCTGGCGGCAAAGCCACTGGCTTTCGGGGGCGGGCAAGGTGTGGCAGAAGGCGGTGTTGTTTATCGGTTTCTTGCTGTTCGTATTGGTATTTATGCCAATTTGGGGTATGCCGCGCGCCGGGTTGTATCTATTGGCGATGTTGCAGGCTTCCTACAATTGCGTCACCACCGGCCGGCGCGAGATGAATCTGGGGTTGTTGGTGTCGTTGGCAATCGTGTTGTTCGCCGCCTCGCATTACCGCGCCGACTGGACCATGTTGTTTTATCTAGCGCCTTATATCGTGACGGTGGTGTTTTGTCTGGTTGCCGAGCAAGTCCAGCGGCGCGGCGCGGACTTGCAGCGTTTGAGTCTGGGTCGGCCCAGCAGCCAAGGCCAGGGCGCCGCTATTTTGGCGGCCACCGCCGCCATCGTGCTGATCGGTGGCGGGCTTTATCTGATAACGCCGCAAATCAACTGGCCTTATCTGGAGTGGCGTTTCGGCCAGGTCAGCTTGCAAAATCCCGGCGGCGAAATCGAACAAGCCGGCAGCGGCGGCCAAACCGGTTCCGGTCAGCCAGCCGAAAAAGCGGGTGGCGAGCAACAACAAGCTGCGGGAGGAGGAGAGGGCACAGGCCAACAATTGCAGGCCGGCAGTCGGTGGCCGAGCCCGGCGGACATGCGTGACGCCGCTAAGCGAGTCAATATGCCTGCCTGGCAGGCGGCGGCGATCAACGGTATTGCCGACCTCAGCGAATCTACGCAACAAGCTTTGGTACCGGCTGTGGCGGTGATTTTCGACTGGTGGGAGTGGTTGAAACAATGGCTGCGCGAACACTGGCTGGCGGCGTTATTGGGTTTGCTGGCATTGATTCTATTGGCTATTTTCCTGGCATTCGGAGCTTTGTTGCGGGAAATCCCTTGGGTAATTTGGCTAATAACCCAGTGGGACTATCTGCGTTTGGGTGTGATCGGCCGCCATGCCGGCGGCGAAACCGCCGCCCGCCAGTATTACCGAGCGATGTCGCACTTGTTTGCATTGCACGACGTGCCGCGCGCCGATACCGCCAACACCCGCGAATATCTGGCGCAAATCAGTCGTCGGCATCGCGATGCGCGGCGCAGTGCGGCGGAAATCACCGGTTTGTTCGAAGCGGCCCGTTACGGCGATAAACCGTTAGCGGACGCGCATATTCGGCGCATGCGGCAGTTGTACCGCACAATTTATCGTCAACTTTAA
- a CDS encoding DUF58 domain-containing protein: MALRLKFLILCGFTLAAYLAAISREQSLPWLLAALLSAALLTGMLWPQWLLQRLSVRRVGPQRALEGETIVFRVHVQNRGWLPRFMVELVDRLPFVGAAEQGANDGDKLLGSVAYVPGRGERSFDVPLLCEKRGFYKLGPMGLASSFPLGLAEARSRADRSLQTLTIYPKVFPILSLPLFGAPSQIHRGGYCLPEGAGAAEFSGLREYRRGDNPRHIHWPTTARLNELMVTEFEPLASACLCIALDLAKDANIGRGKHSTLEYAIRIAASVAAYACGQNIHSRVLADAAQPLRILSGKGDFHFQAILDALAIAEADGDTPYAKLLTEIALNCVRGETVVLLLAEPPHRHPETLQALALLRAKGVYLFAVLFERDSFLNAASWTRRDTSDRTLNAGLLELGAHCVTVRRGDDLTALFNQ, translated from the coding sequence ATGGCGCTAAGGCTGAAATTTTTAATCTTGTGCGGCTTTACGCTGGCCGCGTATCTGGCGGCGATCAGCCGCGAACAGAGTCTGCCCTGGCTGCTCGCTGCATTGCTCAGTGCCGCCTTATTGACCGGCATGCTCTGGCCGCAATGGTTGCTGCAACGCTTATCGGTGCGGCGGGTCGGACCGCAACGGGCTTTGGAAGGCGAAACCATCGTGTTTCGGGTCCACGTACAAAATCGCGGCTGGCTGCCGCGTTTCATGGTGGAGTTGGTCGACCGCTTGCCGTTTGTGGGTGCCGCAGAACAAGGCGCCAACGACGGTGACAAATTGCTGGGCAGCGTCGCTTACGTGCCGGGCCGCGGCGAGCGTAGTTTCGACGTACCCTTGCTGTGCGAAAAGCGCGGTTTTTATAAACTGGGGCCGATGGGCTTGGCGTCCAGTTTTCCGTTGGGCTTGGCGGAGGCGCGCAGCCGCGCCGACCGTTCCCTGCAAACCCTGACCATTTATCCGAAGGTCTTTCCCATCCTATCACTGCCGCTGTTCGGCGCACCCAGCCAAATTCACCGCGGTGGTTATTGTCTGCCGGAAGGCGCCGGTGCGGCGGAATTTTCCGGCCTACGCGAATACCGGCGCGGCGACAATCCTCGGCATATCCATTGGCCGACTACGGCGCGCTTGAATGAGTTGATGGTCACGGAGTTCGAGCCTTTGGCGTCGGCATGCCTCTGCATCGCCCTGGATTTGGCCAAGGACGCCAATATCGGCCGCGGCAAGCACAGTACCCTGGAATACGCGATACGCATCGCCGCCTCCGTGGCGGCTTATGCCTGTGGCCAGAATATACACAGTCGCGTGTTGGCTGATGCCGCACAGCCTTTGCGGATTTTGTCCGGCAAAGGCGATTTTCATTTTCAAGCCATCCTGGATGCGCTGGCAATCGCGGAGGCCGACGGCGACACGCCGTATGCCAAATTGCTGACCGAGATTGCGTTGAATTGCGTGCGCGGCGAAACGGTCGTGCTGTTATTAGCCGAGCCGCCGCATCGCCATCCCGAAACCCTGCAGGCGCTGGCTTTGCTGCGGGCCAAGGGCGTGTATTTGTTCGCGGTATTGTTTGAACGTGACAGCTTTCTAAACGCAGCCAGTTGGACCCGTCGCGACACTAGCGACCGGACATTGAACGCCGGTTTACTGGAATTGGGCGCGCATTGCGTCACGGTTCGGCGAGGCGACGACTTAACGGCGCTGTTTAACCAATGA
- a CDS encoding MoxR family ATPase translates to MLSLIENVEKVIIGKRPVIELAVVAMLCRGHVLLEDVPGTGKTMLARALARSVAVDMKRLQCTSDLLPSDITGVAIYNQKTADFEFRPGPVFTHLLLADEINRATPRAQSALLECMEEFHVSVDGYTHELPKLFMVLATQNPIDMAGTHALPEAQLDRFFMRLRMEYPNIEQEMRILAAQTQTHPIDSLPAVTSEADILAARAQVKAVHISMDVAKYMVGISAASRQHSDLRLGISPRGTLALARGAQGLAYLRGRDFVSPDLVKSIAPAILEHRLIVKPQAAVLGRNAGEILAEILDRLPPPVV, encoded by the coding sequence ATGCTTTCTTTAATTGAAAACGTCGAAAAAGTCATTATCGGCAAACGGCCGGTCATCGAATTGGCCGTGGTCGCGATGCTGTGCCGCGGCCACGTGTTGCTGGAGGATGTGCCGGGCACGGGCAAGACCATGTTGGCCAGGGCATTGGCCCGTTCGGTGGCGGTGGACATGAAACGCCTGCAATGCACCTCGGATTTATTACCGTCCGACATTACCGGTGTCGCTATCTACAATCAAAAAACCGCCGATTTCGAATTCCGGCCGGGGCCGGTATTTACCCATCTGCTGCTAGCCGACGAAATCAACCGAGCCACACCGCGCGCGCAATCGGCGTTGTTGGAATGCATGGAAGAATTTCATGTCAGCGTGGACGGGTATACACATGAACTGCCCAAGCTGTTTATGGTGCTGGCCACCCAAAACCCAATCGATATGGCCGGCACCCACGCCTTGCCGGAAGCACAGCTGGACCGGTTTTTCATGCGCTTGCGGATGGAGTACCCCAATATCGAACAGGAAATGCGGATACTGGCAGCGCAAACCCAGACTCATCCTATCGACAGCTTGCCGGCTGTGACGTCCGAAGCGGATATTCTAGCGGCGCGGGCTCAGGTCAAGGCGGTGCATATTAGTATGGACGTGGCTAAGTATATGGTCGGTATCAGTGCCGCCAGCCGCCAGCATAGCGATTTGCGCTTGGGTATCAGCCCGCGCGGCACCTTGGCCCTGGCGCGCGGTGCGCAAGGCTTGGCTTATTTACGCGGCCGGGATTTCGTGTCGCCGGATTTAGTGAAAAGCATCGCGCCGGCGATTCTGGAACACCGCCTGATCGTCAAACCGCAGGCCGCGGTATTGGGGCGCAATGCCGGCGAGATTCTCGCGGAAATTCTCGACCGGCTGCCACCGCCGGTAGTTTGA
- a CDS encoding S26 family signal peptidase: protein MRVNRSSLGPTLLSLLAVVVFGCPIIYTVMYHPISRMASANPLYKELSKNAFMVMSAKVDLAAGRLISFDDAAGKLQISRIVGMPGDEVGFAAGILSVNGKPAGKYPQSALPNSTLIVPQQAVFFFPDFIPDTAESANPGTLANHLLAHSNINASVLYVFDQATSAAEHPELFVYGSALIVLYGLVFFGLGKRKERIVKPVYYLARISVGLNFAIWLLLGVIGLSVGYNAVMPAIYYAFVSWLTFFGLSVAAAGTTLVAIVIFAVLALFSDTEFAAKRLNS from the coding sequence ATGCGCGTTAATCGATCTTCATTGGGGCCAACGCTGCTCAGCCTGCTGGCGGTGGTCGTTTTCGGCTGTCCGATTATTTACACTGTTATGTACCACCCGATCAGCCGCATGGCATCGGCCAATCCCTTATACAAGGAGTTGTCCAAGAACGCTTTTATGGTAATGTCCGCTAAAGTGGATTTGGCAGCCGGACGCTTGATCAGCTTTGACGATGCGGCCGGCAAACTGCAGATCAGCAGAATCGTCGGTATGCCCGGCGATGAAGTCGGTTTTGCGGCGGGCATATTGTCGGTTAACGGCAAACCGGCCGGTAAATATCCGCAGAGTGCATTGCCCAATTCGACGTTAATCGTGCCGCAACAAGCCGTTTTCTTTTTCCCGGATTTTATTCCCGACACTGCGGAGTCCGCGAATCCCGGGACATTGGCAAACCATCTGCTGGCGCATAGCAACATAAATGCAAGCGTGCTTTATGTATTCGATCAAGCGACGTCGGCGGCCGAGCACCCGGAACTATTCGTTTACGGTTCGGCTTTGATCGTGCTCTATGGCCTGGTATTTTTCGGACTGGGCAAGCGTAAGGAGCGTATCGTTAAACCGGTTTATTACTTGGCGCGAATTAGCGTTGGTTTGAATTTTGCGATCTGGTTATTGCTCGGAGTCATAGGCCTATCGGTTGGTTATAACGCCGTCATGCCGGCCATTTATTATGCGTTTGTTTCCTGGTTGACGTTTTTTGGCTTATCTGTCGCCGCTGCGGGCACGACGCTGGTGGCGATTGTGATATTCGCGGTGTTGGCGCTATTTTCCGATACCGAATTTGCTGCCAAGCGCCTTAACTCGTAG
- a CDS encoding NAD(P)/FAD-dependent oxidoreductase — MLDNKQNGFDYDVAVVGGGPAGSTAATLLAQYGHKVLLLESGRHPRFHIGESMLPFSEPVVQRLGIDWSAGNLSKSGAVFIDEATKQRMYFPLAINRKTYQIERAPFDQMLFENAGKHGVDTHQDEKVLDVACQPAGVDILSDKGQYHCRYLIDATGRSALMGRKDKAIRRIDNLGKFAVYTHFEDIQPGEEADELFSSGNIYVPVVDIGWIWIIPLAGRRLSVGLVVQKERPKDCDAEELLRRYLAASPLLRRLTTGAAQFAPVRVEADFSYTNQSRYGVRYACCGDAAGFLDPVFSSGVFLAFTSAARVADRVHFGLSDGREADPELHTEDDDKYLLGFNTMRLFVERFYQSNIVHNLFFEADRDPDLKAQIAQLLAGDLWVDDNKLQQSLLAGRRSVS, encoded by the coding sequence ATGCTCGACAATAAGCAAAACGGTTTTGACTATGATGTTGCGGTCGTCGGTGGCGGTCCGGCCGGCTCGACGGCCGCGACCTTGCTGGCGCAATATGGCCACAAGGTTTTGCTGTTGGAGAGCGGCAGGCATCCGCGTTTTCACATTGGCGAATCCATGCTGCCGTTCAGCGAACCGGTCGTCCAACGCTTGGGGATAGATTGGAGCGCTGGCAACCTATCGAAAAGCGGAGCGGTGTTTATCGACGAAGCCACCAAACAGCGCATGTATTTTCCGTTGGCAATCAATCGCAAGACCTACCAGATCGAACGCGCCCCATTCGATCAGATGCTGTTTGAAAACGCCGGCAAACACGGCGTCGATACACATCAGGACGAAAAAGTACTGGACGTTGCCTGCCAACCGGCAGGGGTGGACATCCTGTCCGATAAAGGCCAATACCACTGCCGCTATTTGATCGATGCCACGGGCCGCAGCGCGTTAATGGGCAGGAAAGACAAAGCTATCAGACGTATCGACAATTTGGGCAAATTTGCGGTGTATACCCACTTCGAGGATATTCAACCGGGCGAGGAGGCTGACGAATTGTTCAGTTCCGGCAATATATACGTGCCGGTCGTCGACATTGGCTGGATTTGGATCATTCCGTTGGCTGGACGCCGCTTGAGCGTGGGCTTGGTGGTACAGAAAGAGCGCCCCAAGGACTGCGATGCGGAAGAATTGTTGCGCCGTTATTTGGCGGCATCGCCGCTCCTGAGGCGTTTGACAACAGGAGCGGCGCAATTCGCGCCGGTACGGGTCGAAGCGGATTTCAGTTACACCAACCAAAGCCGCTACGGCGTCCGCTATGCCTGCTGCGGCGATGCGGCCGGCTTCCTCGATCCGGTGTTTTCGTCCGGCGTATTTTTAGCCTTCACCAGCGCCGCCCGCGTTGCCGACCGCGTCCATTTTGGGCTAAGCGACGGGCGGGAAGCCGATCCTGAGCTGCACACCGAGGACGATGATAAGTACTTGCTGGGTTTTAATACGATGCGATTATTCGTCGAGCGCTTTTACCAATCCAATATTGTCCATAACTTGTTTTTCGAAGCCGACCGCGATCCGGATTTGAAAGCCCAGATCGCGCAACTGTTGGCCGGCGATTTATGGGTAGACGACAACAAACTGCAACAAAGCCTGCTGGCTGGTCGCCGCAGTGTAAGTTAG
- the bamE gene encoding outer membrane protein assembly factor BamE, whose product MKHYKTLAFFAALALAAGCASSNKAPAQAGTPAAQSSTAPESRIDGNFPANSPFAKLKLGMTQGQVHEILGQPTDTKSYQTGKAWIPFYFGPDVMRTDEFYKGVGIITYTGAGIGGVHWTVFRAIYNAAEDGYPND is encoded by the coding sequence GTGAAGCACTATAAAACATTAGCATTCTTCGCCGCTTTAGCGCTGGCCGCCGGCTGCGCATCCAGCAATAAGGCGCCCGCGCAAGCAGGCACGCCGGCGGCTCAATCAAGCACCGCCCCGGAATCGCGGATTGACGGTAATTTTCCGGCCAATAGCCCATTCGCCAAACTCAAGCTGGGGATGACCCAGGGCCAAGTCCACGAAATTCTCGGTCAACCCACCGACACCAAGTCTTACCAAACCGGTAAAGCCTGGATTCCGTTTTATTTCGGCCCGGACGTAATGCGCACCGATGAGTTTTACAAAGGTGTGGGCATCATTACTTACACCGGTGCCGGTATCGGCGGCGTGCATTGGACTGTGTTTCGGGCCATTTACAATGCAGCTGAAGACGGTTATCCGAACGATTAA
- a CDS encoding beta-ketoacyl synthase chain length factor gives MECMSLLGVGVCAPDPAFRASLPFPAFAINRETIPPLLRRRSSQAMQMAFSAATAACEQAQRSPSSLPAIFASVAGEINTTDQICNELVKADGVMSPSAFHNSVQNTAAGYWSIAQQCTQPATALAAGSDTLAMALLEAWCQLACQGGELLLVCYDEAWPGYLAPGSGNPAFAYALLLAAGTVDGRLMQISRPQVGESIFPADWTDSVNSMPILAAVPLLEAALTGRVPQAIALSPHVPGWQVHAGVASAYPKTGDGEKWR, from the coding sequence ATGGAATGCATGAGCCTGCTTGGCGTCGGCGTTTGCGCGCCGGACCCGGCATTTCGAGCTAGCCTGCCGTTTCCGGCTTTTGCTATCAATCGCGAGACCATTCCTCCGCTGTTGCGCCGCCGGAGCAGCCAGGCGATGCAGATGGCCTTCAGCGCGGCCACCGCCGCTTGCGAGCAAGCCCAGCGTTCGCCATCCAGCTTACCGGCGATATTTGCCAGCGTGGCCGGAGAAATAAACACCACCGACCAGATTTGTAACGAACTGGTCAAAGCGGACGGGGTGATGTCGCCCAGCGCTTTTCATAATTCCGTGCAAAATACCGCGGCGGGTTATTGGAGTATCGCTCAGCAATGTACCCAGCCAGCCACCGCTTTGGCGGCGGGATCGGATACCTTGGCAATGGCGTTGTTGGAAGCTTGGTGCCAGTTGGCTTGCCAGGGTGGCGAACTGCTATTGGTTTGTTACGATGAGGCATGGCCGGGCTATCTGGCTCCCGGTTCTGGTAATCCGGCTTTTGCCTATGCCCTGCTATTGGCAGCCGGAACAGTCGATGGACGTCTGATGCAGATTAGCAGACCGCAAGTTGGCGAAAGCATTTTTCCGGCGGACTGGACTGATTCGGTTAATAGCATGCCCATTTTGGCCGCCGTTCCTTTGCTTGAAGCGGCTTTAACCGGAAGAGTGCCGCAAGCCATAGCATTAAGCCCCCATGTGCCGGGTTGGCAAGTTCATGCAGGAGTGGCCTCTGCTTATCCGAAAACGGGCGATGGTGAAAAATGGCGGTAA